In one window of Escherichia coli DSM 30083 = JCM 1649 = ATCC 11775 DNA:
- the glgP gene encoding glycogen phosphorylase, whose protein sequence is MNAPFTYSSPTLSVEALKHSIAYKLMFTIGKDPVVANKHEWLNATLFAVRDRLVERWLRSNRAQLSQETRQVYYLSMEFLIGRTLSNAMLSLGIYEDVQGALEAMGLNLEELIDEENDPGLGNGGLGRLAACFLDSLATLGLPGRGYGIRYDYGMFKQNIVNGSQKESPDYWLEYGNPWEFKRHNTRYKVRFGGRIQQEGKKTRWIETEEILGVAYDQIIPGYDTDATNTLRLWSAQASSEINLGKFNQGDYFAAVEDKNHSENVSRVLYPDDSTYSGRELRLRQEYFLVSSTIQDILSRHYQLHKTYDNLADKIAIHLNDTHPVLSIPEMMRLLIDEHQFSWDDAFEVCCQVFSYTNHTLMSEALETWPVDMLGKILPRHLQIIFEINDYFLKTLQEQYPNDTDLLGRASIIDESNGRRVRMAWLAVVVSHKVNGVSELHSNLMVQSLFADFAKIFPGRFTNVTNGVTPRRWLAVANPSLSAVLDEHLGRNWRTDLSLLNDLQQHCDFPMVNHAVHQAKLENKKRLAEYIAQQLNVVVNPKALFDVQIKRIHEYKRQLMNVLHVITRYNRIKADPDAKWVPRVNIFGGKAASAYYMAKHIIHLINDVAKVINNDPQIGDKLKVVFIPNYSVSLAQLIIPAADLSEQISLAGTEASGTSNMKFALNGALTIGTLDGANVEMLDHVGADNIFIFGNTAEEVEELRRQGYKPREYYEKDEELHQVLTQIGSGVFSPEDPGRYRDLVDSLINFGDHYQVLADYRSYVDCQDKVDELYERQEEWTAKAMLNIANMGYFSSDRTIKEYADHIWHIDPVRL, encoded by the coding sequence ATGAATGCTCCGTTTACATATTCATCGCCCACGCTTAGCGTAGAAGCTCTTAAGCACTCTATCGCTTACAAGCTGATGTTTACGATTGGCAAGGATCCGGTCGTCGCCAATAAACATGAATGGCTGAACGCAACGTTATTTGCTGTGCGCGATCGTCTCGTGGAGCGCTGGTTACGCTCAAACCGTGCCCAGTTGTCGCAAGAAACTCGTCAGGTTTACTACCTGTCGATGGAGTTTTTGATTGGCCGTACGCTTTCCAACGCCATGTTGTCGCTAGGAATTTACGAAGATGTACAGGGCGCACTGGAAGCGATGGGATTAAATCTCGAAGAGCTGATTGATGAAGAAAATGACCCGGGCCTCGGTAACGGTGGCCTGGGCCGTCTGGCGGCTTGCTTCCTCGATTCTCTGGCGACGTTAGGGTTGCCGGGGCGCGGTTACGGCATCCGCTATGACTACGGTATGTTCAAGCAGAACATCGTTAACGGTAGCCAGAAAGAGTCGCCTGACTACTGGCTGGAATACGGTAACCCGTGGGAATTCAAACGCCACAACACGCGCTATAAAGTCCGTTTTGGCGGTCGCATTCAGCAGGAAGGTAAAAAAACGCGCTGGATTGAAACCGAAGAGATTCTGGGAGTAGCTTACGATCAGATAATCCCAGGTTACGACACCGACGCGACCAACACGTTGCGTTTGTGGAGTGCCCAAGCCAGTAGCGAAATTAACCTCGGTAAATTCAACCAGGGCGACTACTTCGCGGCAGTGGAAGATAAAAACCACTCCGAGAACGTATCTCGCGTACTGTATCCGGACGACTCCACCTACTCCGGGCGTGAGCTACGACTGCGTCAGGAATACTTCCTGGTTTCCTCGACCATTCAGGACATTTTAAGCCGCCATTATCAGTTGCATAAAACCTACGATAACCTGGCGGATAAAATTGCGATTCACCTCAACGATACTCATCCGGTGCTGTCGATTCCTGAGATGATGCGTCTGCTGATCGATGAGCACCAATTTAGCTGGGACGACGCGTTTGAAGTGTGTTGTCAGGTCTTCTCCTACACCAACCACACGCTAATGAGCGAGGCGCTGGAAACCTGGCCAGTCGATATGCTGGGTAAAATTCTGCCGCGTCACCTGCAGATCATCTTTGAAATCAACGACTATTTCCTGAAAACCTTGCAGGAACAGTATCCGAACGATACCGATCTGCTGGGACGGGCGTCGATCATTGATGAATCCAACGGTCGTCGTGTGCGTATGGCCTGGCTGGCGGTTGTGGTGAGCCACAAAGTTAACGGTGTATCGGAGCTGCACTCTAACCTGATGGTGCAATCGCTATTTGCCGACTTTGCGAAAATCTTCCCGGGTCGTTTCACCAACGTCACCAACGGTGTGACGCCGCGTCGCTGGCTGGCGGTAGCGAACCCATCGCTTTCAGCCGTGTTGGACGAACACCTGGGCCGCAACTGGCGCACCGACCTTAGCCTGCTTAATGATCTGCAACAACACTGTGATTTCCCAATGGTTAATCACGCGGTGCATCAGGCGAAGCTGGAGAACAAAAAGCGTCTGGCGGAGTATATCGCCCAGCAGCTGAATGTGGTGGTAAATCCGAAAGCGCTGTTCGATGTGCAAATCAAACGTATTCACGAATACAAACGTCAATTGATGAATGTGTTGCACGTGATCACCCGCTATAACCGCATCAAGGCCGACCCGGATGCGAAGTGGGTACCGCGCGTGAATATTTTTGGCGGTAAGGCGGCTTCGGCCTATTACATGGCGAAGCACATTATTCATTTGATCAATGACGTAGCGAAAGTGATCAACAACGATCCGCAGATTGGCGACAAGCTGAAAGTCGTGTTCATCCCGAACTACAGTGTTAGCCTGGCGCAGTTGATCATTCCGGCGGCCGATCTGTCTGAACAGATTTCGCTGGCGGGGACGGAAGCTTCCGGCACCAGTAACATGAAGTTTGCGCTTAACGGCGCGCTGACTATCGGTACGCTGGACGGTGCGAATGTCGAGATGCTGGATCATGTCGGTGCTGACAATATCTTTATCTTTGGTAACACAGCGGAAGAAGTGGAAGAACTGCGTCGTCAGGGCTACAAACCGCGTGAATACTACGAGAAAGATGAGGAGCTGCATCAGGTGCTGACGCAAATCGGCAGCGGTGTATTCAGTCCGGAAGATCCGGGTCGCTATCGCGATCTGGTTGATTCGCTGATCAACTTCGGCGATCACTACCAGGTACTGGCGGATTATCGCAGTTATGTCGATTGTCAGGATAAAGTCGACGAACTCTACGAGCGTCAGGAAGAGTGGACCGCAAAAGCGATGCTGAACATTGCCAATATGGGCTACTTCTCTTCTGACCGTACGATCAAAGAGTACGCCGATCATATCTGGCATATTGATCCGGTGAGATTGTAA
- a CDS encoding fimbrial protein produces the protein MKFNLSNLSAVLLASGMLMSTAVTAAPGDATQFGGADTDWSTVDYPRLTDMDDNVDSMGGKIRFTGRVVKATCKVATDSKQIEVVLPVVPSNLFTGIDVEAQGASNQTDFNINLTECSNTDDQKIEFRFTGTADSANKTLANEVEGSTDADNSGNAGATGVGIRIYSKGTTNNGLINLNTTAAEGSASTAAYTIPGNATTHDFSAAFTAGYAQNGSTVAPGVVKSTASFVVLYE, from the coding sequence ATGAAATTCAATTTATCTAATTTATCCGCAGTATTACTGGCATCAGGTATGCTGATGTCTACTGCGGTAACCGCAGCACCCGGCGATGCAACACAATTTGGTGGGGCGGATACTGACTGGAGCACCGTTGATTATCCCAGGCTCACTGATATGGATGACAACGTTGATTCAATGGGGGGGAAAATCCGCTTTACTGGCCGTGTAGTGAAAGCTACCTGTAAGGTCGCAACCGATTCAAAACAGATTGAAGTTGTCCTGCCGGTTGTGCCTTCCAACCTTTTCACTGGTATCGACGTAGAAGCACAGGGGGCGAGCAACCAGACCGATTTCAATATTAATCTGACCGAATGTAGCAATACAGATGATCAGAAAATTGAGTTCCGTTTTACCGGTACTGCAGATAGCGCTAATAAAACGCTCGCTAACGAAGTAGAAGGATCAACGGATGCTGACAACAGCGGCAATGCGGGGGCGACTGGTGTAGGGATTCGAATTTACTCCAAAGGTACGACGAATAATGGTCTGATTAACCTGAATACCACTGCGGCAGAGGGTAGCGCCTCCACCGCCGCTTATACAATTCCAGGAAATGCTACGACCCATGATTTCAGCGCGGCCTTTACTGCAGGTTATGCTCAAAACGGTAGCACTGTTGCACCAGGTGTAGTTAAGTCAACAGCAAGTTTTGTTGTGCTGTACGAGTAA